The Patagioenas fasciata isolate bPatFas1 chromosome 3, bPatFas1.hap1, whole genome shotgun sequence genome contains a region encoding:
- the CYRIA gene encoding CYFIP-related Rac1 interactor A isoform X6: MGNLLKVLTCTELDQGPNFFLDFENAQPTDGEREVWNQISAVLQDSESMLADLQAYKGAGQEIRDAIQNPNDIQLQEKAWNSVCPLVVRLKRFYEFSLRLEKALQSLLESLTCPPYTPTQHLEREQALAKEFAEILHFTLRFDELKMRNPAIQNDFSYYRRTISRNRINNMHLDIENEVNNEMANRMSLFYAEATPMLKTLSNATTHFVSENKTLPIENTTDCLSTMASVCKVMLETPEYRSRFTSEETLMFCMRVMVGVIILYDHVHPVGAFSKTSKIDWHASVPR, translated from the exons ATGGGAAATCTTTTAAAAGTTCTCACTTGCACAGAGCTTGATCAGGGGCCAAATTTTTTCCTTGACTTTGAAA aTGCGCAGCCCACAGATGGAGAAAGGGAGGTATGGAACCAGATCAGTGCAGTTTTGCAGGACTCGGAAAGTATGCTTGCAGACCTTCAGGCTTACAAAGGAGCTGGACAAGAAATTAGAGAT gcAATACAAAATCCCAATGATATCCAGTTGCAAGAAAAAGCCTGGAATTCAGTATGTCCTCTGGTTGTAAGGCTGAAGCGCTTTTATGAGTTTTCACTCAGATTAG AGAAAGCCCTGCAGAGCTTATTGGAGTCCTTGACGTGCCCACCTTATACTCCAACCCAGCACCTGGAACGGGAACAGGCTCTAGCGAAAGAGTTTGCGGAAATCTTACATTTTACTCTTCGTTTTGATGAACTTAAG ATGAGAAACCCAGCAATTCAGAATGACTTCAGTTATTATAGGCGGACAATAAGTCGCAACAGAATAAACAACATGCAT CTAGACATTGAGAATGAAGTGAACAATGAAATGGCTAATAGGATGTCCCTGTTTTATGCAGAAGCCACACCAATGCTGAAAACACTCAGTAATGCAACTACACATTTTGTATCAGAA AACAAAACGTTGCCAATTGAAAATACAACGGACTGTCTAAGTACTATGGCTAGTGTATGTAAAGTCATGTTGGAAACACC aGAGTACAGGAGTAGATTCACCAGTGAAGAGACCCTTATGTTCTGCATGCGAGTAATGGTGGGAGTTATTATTCTGTACGATCACGTTCATCCTGTGGGAGCTTTCTCAAAGACATCAAAGATTGAT